The sequence ACCCAGCCTTGTCAGAGGTGCCCAAGAGGGCCTTCAGAGTCCTGTtcaggagagggaagggggaacaGAGGACATCTACTCTGAGGCAGTTGCTGACACACCTGTCCATTCACCCACTGGTCCAGTCTGTCTCTGCTGGGATGGCTCTCATCACTTGCAGCTCTGGAGCCGGGTCCTGTGGTGCTTCTCCTTGGTCAGGAGGGGGATGAAGGTGTCACTGTGGGAGATCTTCAGCCGGCTATTCCACCTAGACCCCTCCTTGCCATCAGACTCTGGCGGGAGGTTGTCCAGGTCACTCCGGGAGACCCCAGCCTTACCCTCACCTCCACTGCTGGAGTTGAGCTCCATCAGCTCCAGCTCGTGCTTGGCTGCTGTCTCCAAGACCCTCTGCTTGTTGTAGTACCTGACAAAGTTGTTGATGATGGGGTGGATGGGCAGGGCGATGGCAATGACCCCACACAAGAAGCTGATGGCCGCGTTGAGCTTGCCCAGTGTAGTCTTGGGGTAGATGTCACCGTAGCCCACGGTAGTCATGGTGATGATGGCCCACCAGAAGGACTGGGGGATGCTCTTAAACAAGGTCTCCGGGTGGCTCTGCTCCATGGTGTAGCCCAGGGCGGAGAAGACGAAGATGCCCACGGCCAAGTACATGAGCAGCAGCCCCAGTTCCTTGAAGCTGCGCTTGAGCGCGTAGGTGAGGGTCTGCAGGCCCGAAGAGTGGCGCGCCAGCTTGAAGATGCGGGCGATGCGCATGATACGCAGGGCCTGCACGGCCTGTTGCACGTTGGTCAGCTCCATCATGCGTGCGCCCAGGTGCGTGAGTGTGAGGCTCACATAGAAGGGAAGGATGGCCAGCACGTCCACGATGTTCATGAATGACAGGGCGAAGTGCAGCTTGTTGGGCGAGGAAAAGAGGCGCAGCAGGTACTCCAGCGTGAACCAGCCGATGCACGCCGTCTCTACGTTCTCCAGCGTCGGGTGCTCCACGCGGTTGCCCTCCGAGTCCAGCACCTGCAGCTCGGGAATGGTGCCCATGCACATGACCACTGAGGAGATGAGGATGAGCAGGAAGGACAGCACGGCCACCGCGCGCGCCGGGCAAGACGACTCCGGCTTCTCCAGGAACTTCCACACGCACTTCTGGCAGCGCCGCCAGCGGTCCTCGGCCGCGTCCACGCCCAGGTCGTCCAGGATGAGCTGCACGCGGCGCGCGATCTCCTCCAGCTCCTCGCGCTTCTCGCTCAGGTGGCTCTTGCAACAGTCGTCCAGGAACTTGAGGTCCACCTTCCAGAAGTCCATCTCGTTCTTGAAGCAGATGGGGCAGATGCCCTTCTTCATGTGGACCTCCCCAAAATAGTACACCTCGATGACACACTTGAAGGCGTCGGGGTCCCTGTCAAAATAGAACTCGCGCTTTCCGGGGTCGTAGTCGTCGCACAGGGAGAAGATGGTGTCGTAGCCCCCGGCCAAGCAGTTGATTAACTCGGCCAGCCGGGTCTCGGGGTACTGGCTGAGGAGGTCTCCGTACAGCACCTGCCGCACGCCCCCCACATTGACGACGATCTCGATGTCCTCTCCGGCTCCGGAGCCCTGGCTGCCCGGCTCCGGGAGGCTGCGCTCGCCGGACTCGTCCATCCTCCCGGCTTTTGCCCTCGCAGCCTCCCGCTCGGCGCCCACTGCCGCGGCCGGGGTGTCCGGCGGATCCCACAAGCGCGCGGTCCTCGGGTAGTCTTAACGGCGCCCGCCAGCGGGGAATGGGGGAGTCACAGCGGGCAGCAGCCGGCTGGGGAGCGCCGCGGGGGCGGCAGGCAACAAGCGGCGGGGTTCCGGGAGGGCATCGGGGGGCTGGAGCGCGCCGGCGGGGGGCAGGAGGCCGGCAGCGCAGCCGGAGCTCTCCGGGACACCAGGCTCGCCGAGGGGCACTCACCCAGCTCCGGAGAGGCGCGATCGGCCGCTGCGGCTCTACCTCTCCGGCTGGAGTTGGGTCCGCTCATGGGCTGCGGGCACCGTCGTCCGCCCAGAGGCGGGCAGGAAGTGGCGGGCCAGTCCTGGAGCTGCACGGATCCTCGCGtgcgcccccccacccccaccgctgCCCGCAGGACGTGTCCGGGAACCTCCTGACCCTCACCGTCCGCGGAGGTGCGCACAGAGCTAACTTGGGCTTGCTCTGCCCGAGCCGTTTCTAAACACAATGGAATTCCAGCCTGACCTCGAGAGCTTTTCAAACTGTACCCTCTTCTGGTGAAATTCTGCAAGGCACGCGCGGCAGCTGCAAGGGAACGGGTTAACCCTTGGGCAGACGGCACAGCTGCCGCGCCAGCAGCCGCTGCCCCCGGGCGACCGCCGGCGCAACCCCGGGCACAGCGGGGGGCACCGGGGATCACCGAGGGGCCAGCATCCCGAGGTTTAAAGCGCCACGCCGACTCGAAGCTGGAAAGTTTCTCTT comes from Choloepus didactylus isolate mChoDid1 chromosome 20, mChoDid1.pri, whole genome shotgun sequence and encodes:
- the KCNF1 gene encoding potassium voltage-gated channel subfamily F member 1, with the translated sequence MDESGERSLPEPGSQGSGAGEDIEIVVNVGGVRQVLYGDLLSQYPETRLAELINCLAGGYDTIFSLCDDYDPGKREFYFDRDPDAFKCVIEVYYFGEVHMKKGICPICFKNEMDFWKVDLKFLDDCCKSHLSEKREELEEIARRVQLILDDLGVDAAEDRWRRCQKCVWKFLEKPESSCPARAVAVLSFLLILISSVVMCMGTIPELQVLDSEGNRVEHPTLENVETACIGWFTLEYLLRLFSSPNKLHFALSFMNIVDVLAILPFYVSLTLTHLGARMMELTNVQQAVQALRIMRIARIFKLARHSSGLQTLTYALKRSFKELGLLLMYLAVGIFVFSALGYTMEQSHPETLFKSIPQSFWWAIITMTTVGYGDIYPKTTLGKLNAAISFLCGVIAIALPIHPIINNFVRYYNKQRVLETAAKHELELMELNSSSGGEGKAGVSRSDLDNLPPESDGKEGSRWNSRLKISHSDTFIPLLTKEKHHRTRLQSCK